In Paramicrobacterium humi, the genomic stretch TCGGCGTGCCGTTCTCGAGTGCGTCACGCAACCCGTCGAGCACGACCGTGTCGCCGAGCGTGACCGAGTCGTAGCCGGCCGGCTCCTCGAACTCGAGCGCGAGGATGCCGAAGTTCGCCAGGTTCTGCCAGTGGATGCGCGCGAACGACTTCGCGACGACCACCCGCAGCCCGAGGTAGCGCGGGGCGATGACGGCGTGCTCACGGCTCGAGCCCTGCCCGTAGTTCTCGCCCGCGACGACGGCGTGGCCGCCCGCGGCATCCTTCGCTCTCTCGGGATATGTCGGATCGATGCGAGTGAAGCTGAACTCCGCGATCTTGGGGATGTTGCTGCGGAACGGCAGCACGCGCGAGCCGGCCGGCATGATCTCGTCGGTCGAGACGTTGTCGGGCATCTTCAGCAGCACGGGCAGGTCGAGGTGGTCGGGCAGCGGCTCGAAATCGGGCAGCGAGGCGATGTTCGGCCCCTTCACGAGCTCGACGCCGAGCGCTTCCTCGGGCGGGAGCGGCGCCTGCAGCATGTCGGTGTTGACGCTGTAGCGCTCGGGCATGACGGGGCGGGTGTAGCGGATGCCGAGCGAGTGCTCGAGCGTGCGCGGATCGGTGATGCGGCCCGTGAGCGCCGCGGCGGCCGCCGTCTCGGGGGAGCACAGCCACACGGCATCCTCTTCCGTTCCCGATCGGCCCGGGAAGTTGCGGGGCATGGTGCGCAGCGAGTTGCGGCCGGTCGCCGGCGCCTGGCCCATGCCGATGCAGCCCATGCAGCCGGACTGGTGGATGCGCGCGCCCGCCTTCACGAGGGAGGTGAGCCAGCCGCCGGCGATGAGGTCGGCGAGCACTTCGCGGGAGGTCGGGTTGACGTCGACCGAGACCTGCTGGTGCGCCTGCCGGCCGTCGAGAATCTCACCGACGACGGCGAAGTCGCGCAGTCCGGGGTTCGCCGACGAGCCGACGACGACCTGGAAGACGTCTTCGTTCTCGACCTCGCTCACGGGAACAACGTTTCCGGGCGACGAGGGCTTCGCGATGAGCGGCACGAGGCTCGAGAGGTCGATGTGCTCGGTCACGTCGTACTCAGCGCCGGCGTCGGCGAGGATCTCCGTGAAGTCGTCCGCCCGCCCGACGGCCTCGAGGTACTCACGGACGGCGTCGTCGGCGGGGAAAACCGTCGCCGTCGCGCCGAGCTCCGCGCCCATGTTCGCGATCACGTGCCGGTCCATCGCCGTGAGCGAGGCGAGGCCGGGCCCGTGGTACTCGAT encodes the following:
- a CDS encoding aconitate hydratase translates to MSHNVAQKLIASHLVEGEMTPGNEIGLTVDQTLTQDATGTMVMLELEAMGLDRIKTDLSVQYVDHNLLQTDEKNPDDHLFLQSAAQRFGLWFSKPGNGVSHPVHQSRFGKPGVTMIGSDSHTCAAGALGMLAIGVGGLEVAMAMAGQPLYVAMPEIWGVELTGELPDWVSAKDVILEMLRRHGVKGGVGRIIEYHGPGLASLTAMDRHVIANMGAELGATATVFPADDAVREYLEAVGRADDFTEILADAGAEYDVTEHIDLSSLVPLIAKPSSPGNVVPVSEVENEDVFQVVVGSSANPGLRDFAVVGEILDGRQAHQQVSVDVNPTSREVLADLIAGGWLTSLVKAGARIHQSGCMGCIGMGQAPATGRNSLRTMPRNFPGRSGTEEDAVWLCSPETAAAAALTGRITDPRTLEHSLGIRYTRPVMPERYSVNTDMLQAPLPPEEALGVELVKGPNIASLPDFEPLPDHLDLPVLLKMPDNVSTDEIMPAGSRVLPFRSNIPKIAEFSFTRIDPTYPERAKDAAGGHAVVAGENYGQGSSREHAVIAPRYLGLRVVVAKSFARIHWQNLANFGILALEFEEPAGYDSVTLGDTVVLDGLRDALENGTPISATLNGEPLKLRHHLSSRQAAMVLAGGRIPYTVAQTA